TCTGATCGGAGAGAATCTTGCATGGGGTTTATAGAGATCATTTTTCTCTACATCTATTTTAGCACTCTTTTATGTTTCTTCCTATTTCTTGAATATGCATAGAGGAAGTGAAACACTTACTCCAATAGAGAGAACTggtcttttctttccatttttatagacgaggaaaataagacccagagaggttaagtgactagcctaaggtcacacagctggtgattggcagagctgggactaggatcCAGGTCTCCTGCTGCCCAGTCCTGGACTCCTTgcacttggccacgctgcctccTGAAAGGGTCACATGGATCTGATCCTTGACCTGCCAAGATTCCTCTTAGCTTAAACTCCACCTGGGTTTAGGGATATTTTCCAAATGCTCCGAActcacctgttcattcattcattcattcaatcatatttattgagcacttactgtgtgcagagcactgtactaagtgcttgggaagtacaagttggcaacatatagagatggtccctaccaaacagcgggctcacagtctagaagggggagacagacaacaaaacaaaacatattaacaaaataaaataaatagaataaatattttcaaataaaatcgaataataaatatgtacaaacatatatacatatatacaggtgctgtggggaggggaggaggtaaggcggggggatggggagggggagggagaggaggaggagaggaaggagggggctcagtctgggaaggcctcctggaggaggtgagctctcagtagagctttgaagggaggaagagagctagcttggcagatgtgcggagggtagtcattccaggccagggggaggacgtgggccgggggttgacggcagtcCCGCCTGtccaggagagaacgaggcacagtgaggagattagcggcagaggagtggagggtgcgggctgggctgtagaaggagagaagggaggtgaggtaggagggggcgaggtgatggagagccttgaagctgagggtgaggagtttttgcctgatgaataggttgattggtagccactgaacaTCTCTGAGGAGTGCTTGTTTGTGTTCACTTACTCACTCTCCCCCtagccaccgcccccccccccccccacctacttCAGTTGGATATCTCTTTAATACTTCTTTCTGCTTCATCTCAACACATGCTCCACTTGAATCCACTGAAAGATCCGAATGCAGAACACCTACTAACTTGTAAGTACCCAGGAGTCCTTCTTTTAGAGATTCGGGGAAAACACTCTGCATTTCATCCCAACAGTTGAGACAGTTATAAAATTGGGCACCATTTATGCAGGCTCTAGAAAACTCTCTGGGGTACCATGGGGTAGATGTGCCAAcattgtggatcacccccttctcctcaaaacgctatccaaccttggcttcacagactccgtcctctcctggttctcctcttatctctctggccgttcatactcagtctcctttgtgggctcctcctcctcctcccatccccttactgtaggggttcctcaagggtcagttcttggtccccttctgttctctatctacactcactccctcggtgaactcattcactcccatggcttcaactatcatctctacgttgatgacaccctaatctacatatctgcccctgctctctctccctcccgccaggctcgtatctcctcctgccttcaggacatctccatctggatgtctgcccaccatctaaaactcaatatgtccaagactgaactccttatcttccctcccaaaccctgcacctccctgactttcccttcactgtagatggcactaccatccttcccatctcacaagcctgcaaccttggtgtcatcctcaactccactctcgttcaccccaaacatccaatccgtcaccaaaacctgcctgtctcatctccacaaaattgccaagatccgccctttcctctccatccaaaccgctaccttgctgattcaatctctcatcctatcccaactagattactgcatcagcctcctctttgatctcccatcctcctgtctctccccacttcactctgctgcccagattaactttgtgcagaaacgctctggacatgttactcccctcctcaaaagtctccagtggctaccagtcaacctatgaatcaagcaaaaacttctcactcttggcttcaaggctctccatcacctcgccccctcctacctcacctcccttctctccttctacagctcagcccgtaccctccgctcctctgccactaacctcctcactgtgcctcattctcgactgtcccgccatcgactcccagcccacatcctccacctgacctggaatgccctccctccacacatccacaaagctagctctctttctcccttcaaagccctagtgagagctcacctcctccaggaggccttcccagactgagcccccttttttcctctcctcctccccatccccccgaccctacctccttcccctccccacagcacttgtatatatttgtacagatttattactcaattttacttgtacatatttactatcctatttattttgttaatgatgtgaatatagctttaattctgtgttctgatgattctgacacctgtctacatgttttgttttattgtctgtctcccccttctagattgtgagcccgttgttgggtagggaccatctctttatgttgccatcttgtacttcccaagcacttagtacagtggtctgcacatagtaagcactcaaatatgattgaatgaatgaaagaaggcctGACATTTGGAGAATCACTCCCCAACCACCCAGACCTTAGTGGTTTTCAGTTTAAAATGGTGAAATGGAAGACACCTGTCTAATCCCAGTGACTGAAAAAGTCTTCCTAAAATGCTTTTATTCACTGATGAACAACTGCTTTTAAtcctaatcagtggcatttgttgagcacttactgtgtgcagagcactcgggagagtacaacagaattggtagacatgggcCCTGCCCATAGCTCGCCACATGTTCATTCCTCCATTTTGGCAGATCACATACATATGGTACTGGTTGCCTGAGTCAGTCACAAAACAGGGAAGTCGGCTATACCACATTCTCAATTGTCACTATCACCTCCACATATCTTGATACAAGAGGACCTCAGCTCTATGACTGGCTCAAGAATGAAGCATGTCTGGGCCCCTGAGGCTCCAGGAACTCTTTTTCCGGATTGCAGAGCCCACATCCGTGATCTGGGCACCTCCCAGTCTCTCTGGGCTTCTGTGCACTTTGTGGGCCCAAGAGGCACTGGGAGAAAGCTTTCCTGCTGACCTCACACATACCTCCTGCTGCCCAGAAGGGAACTGCCACCTGCGAGAGGGTGGTAGTGAATGAGACTACATGCAACCTACCCTGACTGTGAAATTGAGTGTAGCAGGGAAAATGGAAAGAGCGAAATATGTTTTCTGCATGAAGAAAACTTTTGACATTCTTTGAAACAAACAGAAAGTTTCTATATTGTACTTAGGTGCTACATTTTAATACCTGTCATATACCTTAAGCAGataggttctttagattgggcctgaaaatacctttttttaaaaatggtatttgttaagtgcttattatgtgtcaagaactattctaagtgctagggtagatacaagttattcaggtctgacacagaccctgtcccacatagggctcacagtccaggagagagaacaaggattgaatctccattttacagtcgaggaaactgtggcacagtgaagttaagtgacttgcccgaaggtcacacagcaggcaagtagcggatctgggatcagaactcaggtcctctgactcccaggcccatgctctatcctcagggccacgctacttccttaAATGAAGTGATACCTCTTTTTATTTCCATTCCCAGTTGATTCAACAGTAAATTTTTGTCATATTGCCTTCATTTACCTAAGAGGAGAAGCCATGTGATTTCATTCATCCTGGTTGGCTAACCCTATAAAAAAAATAGTCCCTTGAGAAAATGAATGAAGGCTGCAGCTATTCTCTAAAGCTTGACTATTAGTTGACCACTCACCGGGCTGCTTAATGTTGACATCAACTAAACTTAATCTAGTTCCATCTAGCTGGGTAAATGTTTCACTTCCTCTCTGCATActcaaagaaagggaaaaagacaaaaaaagtgctaaaagatattaacaaaaggaagaaaaagaaatcttATTTTAAATAATAGGTCTATTATGAAAATGTCCAAGAGACacatggtggggggagggaggagtcctCCCATTGTAAAGAGTAAGAAACAGAGATTGAGAGGTcgaatgatttgcacatagccaGAAAGACTCGGACTTGGAACTCTGGTGTAGCAGCTTTGTTCCCAGCGTGCATTtccaaggacctagattctaatcccggctctgtcagttgtctgctgtgtgacttttgcttctctgtgcctcagttccctatatGGTTCCCCCTACTCTGTCCTCAGGAGCTCCTAACATTGTCCTGAATTTACTCCACTGCAGCAGGGCAAATAAACTGCCAGGGGCCCGCCTGTTCCTCCACTTCCAGAGTGCAAACCCCATTACCCGAATGCCCTGCAGCTgccattcccattcattcattcaattgtatttattgagtgcttactgtgtgcagagcactgtactaggcacttgggaagtacaagtcggcaacatatggagacggtccctacccaacaacgggctcgcagtctagaagggggagacagacaacaaaacaaaacaagtagacaggtgtcaaaaccatcagaatccCATGAACACTGTGTCATGcctctgcccagattgtctttgtccagaaacgctctgggaatgttactcccctcctcaaaaatctccagtggctaccaatcaacctacgcatcaggaaaaaactcctcaccctgggcttcaaggctgtccatcacctcgccccatcctacctcacctcccttctctccttctacagcccagcccgcaccctccgctcctctgctgctaaattcctcaccgtgcctcgttctcgcctgtcctgccatcaacccccagcccacgtcctccccctggcctggaatgccctccctccccacatacgccaagctagctctcttcttcccttcaaagccctactgagagctcacatcctccaggaggccttcccagactgagcctcctccttcctctcctcctcctcctccctccatcacccccgccttacctccttcccctccccacagcacctgtatatatttatatatgtttatacatatttattactccatttatttattttatttgtacatatttattctattgattttattttgttaatatgttttcttttgttgtctctctcccgcttctggactgtgagcccactgttgggtagggaccatctctatactttcccaacttgtactttccaagcacttagtgcagtgctctgcacacagtaagcgctcaataaatacgattgaatgaatgaatgaatgaatatggaatatagactgtgccctacctgatcaccttgtctataacccagtgcttcgaacagtctggtacatagtaagggcttaaccacaCAAAAAATTGCCATTTGCTTAGTTTGAAGGCATCAAAATCAAGACATAACCTGCTTATGGAAACCCAGAGGGTTAACAAACACTAACCAAAGGGTCATTGACCAAGTTCTGATGGAGCAATGATGCCTCTTAATCTGAAGTTTATATTATCAGTCACCTGCAATCCAACTCTCAAATTTATCTTCAAAGTTGTCAACTTAAACTTCATCAACACCAATCCAGTGATGTCCACAATacatttttccttccctctttcatcACAGCAGTACCCAGTACCTACTCTAGAAGCTGATGAACAAGCAAACACGATTATTTTGATGAGTGCACCTTAACCTCTATCGCAGGACCACGCTATCCCACTGAAAACCCCACACAGTGTAGGCATTTAGGCATCGTGGGTTAGGTCTACTTTCAAGTCCACTGTGAGAGAGATGGATCTGCCACCCCAATCGATCTGAacaacctcccccaccccccccgattTGACCAAATATTTACCATCATCAGTTCCTTCTGAAAGGACTTTCTGTCTTTATTTTCGGTGTTGTTACAATCCTCCTTGAGCTTTTCCAGGACACAGGCCACCCGTTCTGGTTCACTGTCCAACTCTGCCCGGCAgaaaaaggtgaggggcaggttgGCATAGCCCAGAGCATCTGCAAACACCCGCCAGCTGCTGATGTTCTCCATGAGCAAGGTCCGAACTGACGCATAGATGTAGGTCAGAAACTTGCACGGCCTCAGAATCTGCTCCAACAACCCACTGGTGGTGAGATCCGGTCCAGAAAAATAGTTTGGCCGGATTTTGCCCACCACTAGTACGTTTTTGGTGTGGATAAGACCTATTTTACCTTGGTAATAGCCAATGTACCACTCCTTGGTCCAGAGCTGGCCTTTCAACTTGATCTTCTCCTCACTCAGCAGGGCGACGATGTCTCCCTTCTTGTATTCCAGAAGGTAGTGGTTTTTGTTTTGCCTGACCACCGTTTTCAGAAGCTTGCCAAACTTCAGACTAGCTACCGGGCGCTCCTGGAAGGTAGGGTACTTGGTGGTGGCAGCCAAGGGGGAGAGGATGATCTTTCCGACCTCATTCTTTTTGAGAAACCTCCTCTGCCCCGAAGGTTTGACGGCACTCTTCGGCGGGGGCAGTGGGGTCTGGACACAGAATTGGGTCAGGATGGCCTCGCTGTCGTCTTTGACCTGGACCCTCAGGGTGAAGTCCGAGAGCTCGTTGGGATCATGGGACATGATGGGAAAGATCAGGCGGCTCACCCTGCCCAGCTTCATCTGAAATCCTCGGACAATTTTGGCTTGCTCGCTGGCTCTGACCTCGTAATTCGTCATGTTGGAGAACATGCAGATTTTAAGATCCTGTGGCCTGGACAGGACGAACTGGTGCTTGCCCCATAGCTGCAAGGCCACGGGGGCTGGGCTGTggacctgccgggtgacctcactGACCATCAAAGTCTTTGGAGCACACTCGTGTCCAAAAATAGTCACAACCGTTTTAAAAGAAGGATGGATATGCTTGGGGCCGTACACCCCCACGGTGATTTTCTTATGAATGTAGTCCCAAACAGTGGCGGGATACAGAATGTTTTGCCCTTGGGCGACAATGGCAACGTACATACAAGGCTCAAGATTTTCTAGCTGAACCTGTACCGTGTCACCGTAGCTGTACGGCAGGGGAATCGGCGTATAAGGACCTTCCTTGGTGTCACTGCGTAGGCAGTGCAGCCCCACTGTGCTTTTACTAACGAGGTCATTTCTGATCTCAGCAGACACTTTCATCTCCAAAGTGATGAAAGACTTCACTTCCATATTGCTCAATTTGACCTCCAGGACTGGCCCGATGGTACTGGACTTATCGCTGTTGAGTTCCAGAGGAGGGTCTAACAGGGCCTTCATGGAAATCTGCTGGGTTTCTCCTGGAGCTACGTGTCCCTGGGGCACATGGATGCTGATGTGCGTATCTGGAAGCTGAACCGCCCCTCCGGAACTATCTAGCTTGCACACGATGTTGGCCTCCACCGGTTGGGTCTGGCCCCAGCCAGGGTTCTGGCCAAGCAGGTCTAAATCGTGGCAAGACCGGGCTAGCTTCCTGTGGTTCAACCAGGCGGTTCGAAAGTCTTCCCGGCTCTGGAACTGCTCCGGGGTGGGCGATTTCAACCCGCTGAAGAAGCCCGATGACGTTGGTGTCTCTGACCTGGCTTGAAGGACAGACAGCTCGGACAGACTGTACGAGCGCTTGCTTCGGAAGAAGGGATTGTCCCACTTGACGGGCTGCTCGGGATCGCCTCGGTGGGTAGATGGCAGTTCATCAAAAATGTTCCTGGTGCTGTTGGTGGTGGCGGAACTGGAGCCGGTAAAAGAAGGAGCCGCCGGGTCAAAAAGGAGCAAATCGACTGTGGCTTTGGGGGCTAACTCATCCAGGCTGGGCTTACTTGGTAAGTTACCATTCAGAAACGGGTTTGTTTGAAATCCAGTCCAGAAAGGGTTATTATGCGCTTTCCCCGAAACTTTCTTATCATCATCCATCCAGTCGCCAAGTAAATCCAGCTCCTTCACTCCCTCATCCGGGCTGTCCAGCAGATTGTCGATCATTCCACTGTCACTGAGCGTAGAGTTTCGGTAGTTTACAGGCTGCACgtaggaggaaggaatataacCCATTTCTGTGGTATTGTGTGCGTACCACCATTCGCCTCCTGACGTGTCCAAGACATACAAGTGGTCCCCCTTGGAGAACTTTAAGGTGGTAAAGTTAGTTGGGCAGTAGTCTTTGATTGCTATTACTTCTTTCGCATTCCCAAAAGGTGTGGGATTGTCTACAAGGAAGGCACTTGGAGAAGGCACTGAAAATGACACAGAGAGATATTTTATGAGCGATTAGTATGCATTAATTTATCACTTCATCCTGAGAACAAGGGAGAAATGGCCTGGAAGACAGTCCTGCAGAACGGGGTTCATGTACAGAAGAACTTCCTGATTTTGTTAAGGAGTTGGAGGGTAACAGTTGGTTTCCTAATAAAAGGATTCAAACCAAGAAGGTTTGCTGTAGGCTCCTGACCCTTCTTGGCCCACTCCCAgcccaggggaggagaggagtggcTATTGATTGTACTTACTGGATTTGTACAAATGCACTGATCCTCATGGACCAACAGAACTTTGCCCTGGCCTTGCTCAATGGTTTAGTGTTCACACAGCTTTCTGCATGACATTTCCAACAAGTGTCTTGCTTTTCCTGGTGCCACCAGTTATCATAAATGGAGCGTTGATTTTTCAAAGTGAGAACtttagcaggaaatcagtgagtagTCATCATTCATGAACCAACTGTTAATTTTCCAAGCTAGCTTGGATAATTAATGTGCTTGACTAATTTTCTAACCTTCATTTTTACCAACACTGAAATTCCAGCCTCCTCCGTTCCCATCTGGCTCTTTGACTCCTGTACTAACATTGACTGGTTTGGATTTTTTCTTGTTTGACTTAACCTGAGTACTTTTGGATGGAAGCAGGATGACTGAGTAGAAAGACCACAagggtgggagtcagaaaatctaataaaacaaatatttatgatatttgttatgcacttactatgtgcccagcactgttttaagctctggggtagatacaaggtagtcaagttgtcccacatggggctcacagtcttaacccccattttccagatgaggtaactgaggcccagagaaattacttacccaaggtcacacagcagacaagtggcagagcgggattagaacccatgaccttctgactcccaggcccatgctctatccactatgccatgctacctgTTGTCCTTACCCAGTTAGACTGAAGACCCCATGGGGCACAGACTCTGAGTTCCATCTGTGATCCTCTCCTCTTGACCGTAAATGccttctgggtagggaacgtgcctattgactctattggattgtcctctcaagcacttagtacagtgctctgcatacagtacgccctcaataaatatgactaactgattcTCTCCCAGGCACCCTGCACAGTTctaggcacacaataagcatttaataaatgccattaatttgtttatcttgcacctaccacagtgcttagtacagtgcttggcacataataagcatttagtggaaagagcccaggcctgggagtcagaggtcatggattctaatcctggctctaccacctgtcagctgtgtgactttgggcaagtcacttcatttctctgtgcctcagttccctcatctgtaaaatgggaatgaagcctgtgagccccacatgggactacttaattatcttgtatctatcccagtgcttatctgtttggcacaaagtaagtgcaaagagcacgggctttggagtcagaggtcatgggttcagataccagttccgccacttgccatttgggtgactttgggcaagtcatttcacttctctgcacctcagttacctcatctgtaatatggggattaagactgtgagcccccccgtgggacaacctgataaccttgtaacccccagtgcttagaacagtgctttgcacatagtaagcacttaataaatgctataattattagtaaATACAAGAATTATTAGGTGTAAATGATCTGAGAAAT
The sequence above is a segment of the Tachyglossus aculeatus isolate mTacAcu1 chromosome 7, mTacAcu1.pri, whole genome shotgun sequence genome. Coding sequences within it:
- the SH3BP4 gene encoding SH3 domain-binding protein 4, which codes for MAAQRIRAANLNGLPRCKSEGTLIDLSDGFSETSFNDVKVPSPSAFLVDNPTPFGNAKEVIAIKDYCPTNFTTLKFSKGDHLYVLDTSGGEWWYAHNTTEMGYIPSSYVQPVNYRNSTLSDSGMIDNLLDSPDEGVKELDLLGDWMDDDKKVSGKAHNNPFWTGFQTNPFLNGNLPSKPSLDELAPKATVDLLLFDPAAPSFTGSSSATTNSTRNIFDELPSTHRGDPEQPVKWDNPFFRSKRSYSLSELSVLQARSETPTSSGFFSGLKSPTPEQFQSREDFRTAWLNHRKLARSCHDLDLLGQNPGWGQTQPVEANIVCKLDSSGGAVQLPDTHISIHVPQGHVAPGETQQISMKALLDPPLELNSDKSSTIGPVLEVKLSNMEVKSFITLEMKVSAEIRNDLVSKSTVGLHCLRSDTKEGPYTPIPLPYSYGDTVQVQLENLEPCMYVAIVAQGQNILYPATVWDYIHKKITVGVYGPKHIHPSFKTVVTIFGHECAPKTLMVSEVTRQVHSPAPVALQLWGKHQFVLSRPQDLKICMFSNMTNYEVRASEQAKIVRGFQMKLGRVSRLIFPIMSHDPNELSDFTLRVQVKDDSEAILTQFCVQTPLPPPKSAVKPSGQRRFLKKNEVGKIILSPLAATTKYPTFQERPVASLKFGKLLKTVVRQNKNHYLLEYKKGDIVALLSEEKIKLKGQLWTKEWYIGYYQGKIGLIHTKNVLVVGKIRPNYFSGPDLTTSGLLEQILRPCKFLTYIYASVRTLLMENISSWRVFADALGYANLPLTFFCRAELDSEPERVACVLEKLKEDCNNTENKDRKSFQKELMMALLKMDCQGLVVRLIQDFVLLTTAVEVAQRWRELAEKLAKVSKQQMDAYESPHRDKTGMVDSEAMWKPAYDFLLTWSSQIGDSYRDVIQELHLGLDKMKNPITKRWKHLTGTLILVNSLDILRAAAFSPVVHEDFAI